The following coding sequences are from one Microtus pennsylvanicus isolate mMicPen1 chromosome 1, mMicPen1.hap1, whole genome shotgun sequence window:
- the Frmd1 gene encoding LOW QUALITY PROTEIN: FERM domain-containing protein 1 (The sequence of the model RefSeq protein was modified relative to this genomic sequence to represent the inferred CDS: inserted 1 base in 1 codon) produces MVQRGARPQPEWGELTTSIQEVYRTWYSVEQDLSLSGEGWQEDSLDGACRQCSRIWEVTAPPRTDDRGGDGRTSTLVPPEREAWDQTTTCDPEMSSELRDILVLLPTWEELRLSVGVTATGQELFRQVCDTAHIREAHIFGLSVIRNNEYVFLDLKEKLSKYFSKDWKMEPHRRGQISRAPFIIFFRVQFYVENGRATSDKTALSLYYCHLKEQVLRSRCMHREEAYFLLXWADLGNHQETVHVGKNFEPHAYFPQWVRLGGSVLRLSTGYILRHVPSMHREQRGLSPKEAILRFIRDACLLEDVPVHFFRLYKEKKDDHPTILLGPTLQGVHTSRGKKLEMQPEGLPATQKLLFYTGYAWRSRYLLRLLHATHQLHLSLRPVLQWLQRLEEAEQEKCYRESYIRDPLELDQESYIRDPLELDRESYIRDPLELGLDPRSRHPSQRPAWGV; encoded by the exons ATGGTACAGCGAGGAGCAAGACCTCAGCCTGAGTGGGGAGAGCTGACCACAAGCATCCAGGAAGTCTATAGAACATGGTACAGCGTGGAGCAAGACCTCAGCCTGAGTGGGGAGGGCTGGCAGGAGG ACAGTCTGGACGGGGCCTGCAGACAGTGCAGCCGCATATGGGAGGTGACAGCACCCCCTCGCACTGATGAccggggaggagatgggaggaccaGCACACTGGTGCCGCCCGAGCGGGAAGCTTGGGACC AAACCACAACCTGTGACCCTGAGATGAGCTCAGAGCTCAGAGACATCCTAGTACTACTGCCTACCTGGGAAGAACTGCGGCTGTCCGTGGGG GTCACAGCCACAGGGCAAGAACTCTTCCGGCAGGTGTGTGATACGGCACACATTCGAGAAGCTCACATTTTTGGCCTTAGCGTCATCAGAA ACAATGAGTACGTGTTCCTGGATTTGAAGGAAAAGCTCAGTAAATACTTCTCAAAGGACTGGAAGATGGAGCCGCACAGA AGGGGTCAGATATCCAGGGCGCCCTTTATCATCTTCTTCAGAGTGCAGTTCTACGTGGAAAACGGGAGGGCCACCAG TGACAAGACAGCCCTGAGCCTGTACTACTGCCACCTGAAGGAGCAGGTCCTGAGGTCCAGGTGCATGCACAGAGAAGAGGCCTACTTTCTGC GATGGGCTGACCTGGGAAACCACCAGGAGACGGTCCACGTGGGCAAGAACTTCGAGCCCCATGCCTACTTCCCTCAGTGGGTAAGGCT CGGCGGTTCTGTCCTCAGATTATCAACTGGCTACATCCTCAGGCATGTGCCTAGCATGCACCGTGAACAGCGGGGCCTGAGCCCCAAGGAGGCCATACTCCGCTTCATCAGGGATGCCTGCCTACTTGAGGACGTTCCTGTCCACTTCTTCAGGCTGTACAAG GAAAAGAAGGATGATCACCCTACCATCCTCCTGGGACCCACTCTGCAAGGAGTGCACACCTCTCGG GGGAAGAAGCTGGAAATGCAACCAGAAGGGCTGCCGGCAACACAGAAGCTGCTGTTCTACACGGGCTACGCCTGGCGCTCCCGCTACCTGCTGCGACTGCTTCATGCCACACACCAGCTGCACCTCAGCTTGCGGCCTGTGCTGCAGTGGCTCCaaaggctggaggaggcagaac AGGAGAAGTGCTACCGGGAATCCTACATCAGAGACCCACTGGAGTTAGACCAGGAATCCTACATCAGAGACCCACTGGAGTTAGACCGGGAATCCTACATCAGAGACCCACTGGAGTTAGGCCTGGACCCACGCAGCAGGCACCCATCCCAGCGCCCAGCGTGGGGCGTGTGA